From Paraglaciecola sp. L1A13:
CTTTTTATTTAATAAAGCCGATTTAACGGCCAGTTTAATTTTTTAAACTGCAAAATAGTCATAATCAAGGAATCAAAATGAGTGAAGCGATATCTAGTGATGTACGTACCCGTCTGCAGTGGTCTTTATTAGCCCTGCGTCTTGGGGTGTTCATTGTCATGTTTGTTTGGACATTAGACAAATTTGTGAACCCAGGTCATAGCATCGCTATTTTCGAGAAGTTCTACTCAATTCCTGGATTGGGTGAAACAATCGCTTATATCATGGGGGCATTGCAGCTTTTACTCGTGTTGGCATTTGTTGCCGGTATTAAAAAGCGTTTTACTTACGGGCTTATCTTTTTGATGCACGGTGGCTCTACGTTATCTGCTTTCGCACTATATATTGATGCTTTCAGCAACTTATTGTTCTTCGCAGCATGGCCAATGTGGGCAGCATGTTTTGCCTTGTATTATATGCGTGACCAAGACACTAAATTTACTTTGGGTAAATAGTATAGGTTAGCGAATAGGTTGGTAATGAAAGCCGACTAGGTCTATACCGTGTTTTGAAAATTAGCCGACTGGTTTAGAACCGTCGGCTTTTTGCTTTTATTAGTCATGGTTATAATGTCTAATAGATTGAAAAAATGTAATGTTTTTAAATAGTTGGCCCAAATGACAGCGTCATATATTTGTCATGAAACAGTCATCTAGGTTTCGCATTTACTGAGTACCTTTGCAGCGCTTTATTCGCAGACACTCATAAATGGAACACACATGAAAACCCTAAAACCATCTATTTTTACCCTCAGTAAATTGTCTTTGTTGGTTGCCGCAGTTATGGGCACTCATGCCTTTGCAGCAGAGCAACGAAATAACAATCAAATTGAAGAAATTACGGTCACAGCCCAGAAGCGCGATCAGTCTATTCAGGACGTACCTGTTAGCATCAGTGCCTACGACGGCGCCTTCTTAGAGCGTTTGGGTGTTGCTGAGCTAGATACCTTGTCAGAAATTACCCCTGGTTTAGTTATTCAAGAGCAAAGCCCGAACAATCCGGGATTTGTCATTCGTGGTATTACCTCTGATAGCGGCTCATCACAAGCGGCACCGCGTGTGTCTATTTATTATAACGGCGCAGATGTTTCTCGCTCTCGGGGCTCTTATTTTGAGTTGTTTGATATTGAGCGTGTTGAGGTAGTTAAGGGACCACAAGCGACGTTGTTCGGTACCGCAGCGTCTGTCGGGGCATTAAGTGTAATTACCCGTAAGCCCCAAGAAGAATTTAGCGCCCAGTTAAAAGGCAGTTTGGGTAATTATTCCGCTGAAGCCTTAAACGGCTTTGTAACAGGCGGCAATAGCCAAGTGCAAGGCCGTCTGGCGTTTAGTTATCGCCAGCGCGATGGTTTCATCCGTAATATTGCGGGTGAAGCGGGTTCGCAAAACCCAGATGGTTTTGACCAAGAAGACATGCATGGCATCGAACGTACTTCGTTTCGCCCATCACTTCGTTTCACACCTAATGAAGATGTCACGGTTGATTTGGTTTACACCTATGAAAAAAATGATGACACAGGCACCTCATTTAAAAATGGCTTGTACGCGCCTACTGGCGGAAATACCAGCCCATTCACATTTGTTGAAATGGCGGGCAGTCCTGAATCTGAAGACGTTTTTGGTCGCCAAGACTTAGGCGTAGAACGTACAGTTGAAGACTTAAACCTCACAGTCAATTGGGATATCAATAGCGCACTCACATTTACTTCAATCACAGCGGGCCGTAGCTTTGATTCGTTAGAAGTGTTTGATGCTGATGGTACTCAAGCATGGTTTCTAGAATTTGCCGAAGATGCCAATGGCGATCAATTCAGCCAAGAATTTAGATTAATTCACCAAGGTGACAAGTTAACCACTATTGCGGGTGTGAGCTATTTTACCGAAGACGGCAGTCAGGCCGTACCCTTTAGCACCGAAGAGTCAATTTTTCTAAATTGTTTAGGGGCGTTTTCGGACCTTGGTCAGCCTTGTGTTGCTAGTGATGGTTCAGTACCGATTCTAACCCCCACCTTGACACAAGGGGCCTTTGAGTTACTGCCTTATAGTTTTGAATTTGAAAATTACGGCGATACCGACGCTTATTCCGCTTTTGTAGATGTTACCTACGCATTGAATGACGTATTAGAGCTGACGACAGGATTGCGCTACGTGCGTGAGGATAAAAGCAGTGGTTACCGCTCTAATGCCCCTGCGAGCGTGTTAACGGGGAGTGAGCTATTTACGGTTAACACCAATGGTGAAATATTCCGTGCACAAGCGGACTATGACGACTGGTTACCGCGTTTCAATCTATTGTATGTGTTTAATGAAAAAATCAATATGTACGCAACTATATCAAAAGGTCGTCGCTCA
This genomic window contains:
- a CDS encoding TonB-dependent receptor, coding for MKTLKPSIFTLSKLSLLVAAVMGTHAFAAEQRNNNQIEEITVTAQKRDQSIQDVPVSISAYDGAFLERLGVAELDTLSEITPGLVIQEQSPNNPGFVIRGITSDSGSSQAAPRVSIYYNGADVSRSRGSYFELFDIERVEVVKGPQATLFGTAASVGALSVITRKPQEEFSAQLKGSLGNYSAEALNGFVTGGNSQVQGRLAFSYRQRDGFIRNIAGEAGSQNPDGFDQEDMHGIERTSFRPSLRFTPNEDVTVDLVYTYEKNDDTGTSFKNGLYAPTGGNTSPFTFVEMAGSPESEDVFGRQDLGVERTVEDLNLTVNWDINSALTFTSITAGRSFDSLEVFDADGTQAWFLEFAEDANGDQFSQEFRLIHQGDKLTTIAGVSYFTEDGSQAVPFSTEESIFLNCLGAFSDLGQPCVASDGSVPILTPTLTQGAFELLPYSFEFENYGDTDAYSAFVDVTYALNDVLELTTGLRYVREDKSSGYRSNAPASVLTGSELFTVNTNGEIFRAQADYDDWLPRFNLLYVFNEKINMYATISKGRRSDVLSVTSVRGEDGLGEESVSEIPAEIIWNYEAGIKGQAFDKSVNYNASVFYQDYSNFQVTLLDDDGVAFAADAGSATNLGVEAEVRALLGADFEVFANFAYLDATIDDDSTNGNLAGNRFRLQPEWTASIGMFYSTELAQDYNLTSSLLYSYRSDVFFEPANAPISGLDISEDAVSLVSARIGIAGSDENWSVSLFASNLLDKEYLVDAGNTGGGFGNPTFVAGPPRFYGVEFTMNFGD